AACCGAGAATTAGCTAGATTATGGCGTGTTTCCCGAACCGTCCACGAGATGGTTAGAGATCGAGTGAGTCATGGAACTCAATGCTCTGTCTTCATCCGGGTGAGAGAGCTAGTAATGTGATTTGCTAACAGGAAATGATCATTAGGGATACATGCTTGCTGATTATGAGATCAATGTTTCGTTCGAAGAGTTCAAGGACAGGCATGGTGCGACTGGATCTGTCGAGTGAGTGTATCTCATCCTTATAAACTTGCCGCCATGCCAGGGGGACTTTCGCCATATATCGAAGATATAGCCGGAAGCTGACAAATCTTCAAGTCGTTCCAACATGAGTTTTGATGCCATTCACGAAAGCGACAACACCGATAAGATCTTTGTGTACTTTTGCGCGGACAAGAATGTCAGCAAGGCTTCTATGAAGACGTACGCATCTCTTCGCCTCGGAAGGTAGAGCATGGACTGACGGCTCTGTGATAATTCAGCTTTATTGGCTCTATGGACAAGATGGGCGCTAGGCGAGgaatcatcatctggaGTGAAAAGATGTCACCGGCAGCCAAAAAGGTGTGTTGTTGGCCCCATTTTTCGTCTTTAAAGCGCACGCCAGCTGACGGGTCGGGTTCCTCAAAACAGACATTACAAGAAATGCAATCTGAATACCACCTCGAAGATTTCCCCGAATCCGACCTTCTCGTCAACATCACCAAACACTTCCTTGTTCCCAAGCACACCGTCATGAAGCCCGAAGAAAAGTCTGCTCTCATTAAGCGATAGTGCGTCAAAgtcctcctttccatccttcgcCCGCCATTCAGGAATCATCCGCTGACGTAGCGCTATTTTAGCCGATTGAAGGAGACTCAGTTACCACGTATCATGATCACCGACCCCGTGGCCAAATACTACGGCTTGAAGAGAGGACAGGTTATGAAGATTGAGCGAGCGAGTGAGACTGCTGGACGGTGAGTCGTTTTTAACGCCTCTCCTACTGAGTGTTTGTGGGCTAAACCCCCCGGTTTAGGTACATTACCTACCGTATTTGCATGTAAAAAGATTTTGGTAGATGACGGTAGAGTAGTTTCGGGATATGGCTTTGTTTTCTTCACCTATTATTGCATGATATGTATAACGTTTATTTTGACAAGCCGAACAGTCGTCTTGCAGTTATACAGCGTCTAGCTCCTTGGTTCGGCTCTAGTGAACATGTACGGGGCAAACATTGAAAGCTCCATATGCAAGATAAACATCTATCTGTAAACACACCAGAACTCTATATTTATA
The nucleotide sequence above comes from Cryptococcus neoformans var. grubii H99 chromosome 1, complete sequence. Encoded proteins:
- a CDS encoding DNA-directed RNA polymerase I, II, and III subunit RPABC1, whose amino-acid sequence is MLSIAVPFVLRIYPPLKISQKISFNHILPPSTNLSTTTRINHLPSEMSHEANRELARLWRVSRTVHEMVRDRGYMLADYEINVSFEEFKDRHGATGSVDRSNMSFDAIHESDNTDKIFVYFCADKNVSKASMKTFIGSMDKMGARRGIIIWSEKMSPAAKKTLQEMQSEYHLEDFPESDLLVNITKHFLVPKHTVMKPEEKSALIKRYRLKETQLPRIMITDPVAKYYGLKRGQVMKIERASETAGRYITYRICM